The sequence TGGTCGGTCTCTTGCCCTGGCTGGGAGGGCCTTCGCCTCGGGGCCTCTGGCATGACATGAGTGGGCTAGCAATCCCTGGAGTCCTCATGTGTCTCACGTCTTTGGCTTTCCACGCACAGTGTGCGGCCTAGGCACAGAGCCCGTGTGTCTCAACAGGCCCTGGCTTTTTGAGCACCAGCCACAGGCCAGGCCCCGCTCTAGGTGCGGAGGCTTAAGGGCTGGGCAGGGCAGATGAGCCTCCTACTCCTTGCTCCATGGAGCACACACGCTGGTGAGGGAGAGAGACAATAAGCCAGTTCACAATCCCGTAGAGAACCACAGGTTGTAAAAATCACTGGAAAGAAAATACCAGAACCCTCTAAACAAGACTCCAAAGGAGTCTTAGCAGGGAGGAGGTGTCCAGGAGAGGCCTCTCTGTGGAGACATGAAGGAGCAGGAGTCAGGCAGTGAATGGGGAGTTGTACATTAGCCAGAGGAAACAGCATGTTTGACGGTCCTGCAGCAGAGGGGCGTGACCAGCAAAAGGCCAGAACTCCCGGGCACTGTGAGTGAAGGGAGCACGGGGAGAAGAGGCtttgtggccgggtgcagtggctcacacctctaatcccagcactttgggaggctgaggcgggtggatcactggaggtcaagagtttgagaccaacttggccaacatggtgaaaccccaactctactaaaaacacaaaaattagtctggtgtggtggctcatgcctgtaatcccagctactcgggaggaaggctgaggcaggagaacagcttgaacctgggaggcggaggttgcaatgagccgggattgcgccactgcactccagcctgggtaacagggtaagactccatctcaaaaaaataaaataaacaaaataaaataataaagtaaaaaagaagaaggaTCAGAAGCCCAGCCAGGGCTTGGGAGTTACCTGAAGTGCAGGAGGAGGCCACTGAAGGGTTTTGGTTGAGGGAGCAGGTGATGTAATTTTGGAGTTGGAGTTAAGGGAGGGGGGGTCCCCACAGTTTCCCTCATTCATGCTTTCACTCATGAGACAGTTACAGAGCACCAAGGCTCAGCGAGGTGCAGGACtggcctggggcagggaggggaacCTGTGCTCTCTGACCCCCCAGCagcctctccagggcctccttgGCCGGGCTGATAGGCTTGTGTTTTAGCTTGGACCTCTGTCCACCGCGCTTCAGGGAGGGCCCCACACACGCCTTGGCCAGCGTGTGATGAGCACTCCAGGAGGCGTGTGGTGTGGGACAGAGTCAGATTGGAACTGAGGATGGGAACCGCGCCTGCACAAGGAGAACGTCCATAAACAGCTGCAGAAGACCGAGAGGGAGGGGTGGAGGAGGGATGCAGACTTCACTGGAGTCCTCACTCCACCATTGCTTCTTTGATGACCCTGCCACTCCCTGGGGTTTCACTACCTCCGGAAAATGAGAGGTTGGAAAAGACcactgattctctctctctcgctatggtttttttgttttgttttgttttttttaagagaccaagtctcgctatgttgcccaggctggtcttgaactcctggcctcaaacaatcctcctgcctccgcctcccgagcggctgagatcacaggtgcgtgccactgtgGCCGGCTTGACCATTGATTCTATAACAGCAGCCGGTGGAATGGTGGAAGCAGCCAGACACACTTGGGGATTACCTTGGGCGAGCCTATCtgaacctcagcttccccatctgtaaaatggaatggTTGTTCCTCCCTCGCTGGGCCACTGTGAAGGTGAGACGTGCCGTGGGAGCATGCCGGGCACACAGTGGGGGCCTGGCCAGGGTGGCTGCTCTCGCTGCATTTCAGAAGGGGTGGCTACAGCAGTCCCCAGCCTGCAGCAAGAGCTCTCAGCAGAGCCTCCTTCTCTGTCCTCGCCCTTCTGGAGTTGCCACATGTTCCCTTCTCTTGCAGGCTCTGGGACTCCCAACTCCCAAAAGAGAGGCAGACACCAGGATATGGGGGTGTTGCCCAGGGCTGAGCCTTGAGGTAAGGTGGGGATCCCACTCCTCCCCCACACCGCATGGGCAGCCTTGGGGCCTCATGCAGGACTGGCCCGGCACCAGCCCCCACCCACGGGCTGCAAAAGCAGTGCAAAGGCCCAAAGAAAGGTGAgtgatggagggagagagagccaCGTGGGTCAGGGGGAGCTCCAAGATCCCTGGACTGCTAGTGCTAGGTGGAGCTGGGAGACGCCTCCACCTACCCAAACCTCAGATCGCATGGATGGGAAGATACAGGCCCAAGCTGTCCCAGTGCACAACCCTCACAGCTCACACACCATGtcagcttcccttctctccctcccttccttgggCAGGGCAGGGCTACTTTAGGGCTGAGGcaaggaggctcagagaggtgcagAGACTTGCCCCAGCCACATAGCGGGCAGTGTGCCTCTGATCAGCACTTTCTCTGTGCCAGGCTTCCACCTCCTtcatctcctttaatcctcacaaccttTCAAGGTGGGagtgacttcattttttttttagacggagtctcgctctgtcacccaggctggagtgcagtggtgaaaaaATTagcacccgactaatttttgtacttttagtagagacagggtttcactatgttggccaggctggtctcgaactcctgacttcaggtgatctgcctgcccccgcctcccaaagtgctgggattacaggcatgagccactgcgcctggcctgtttgagtgattttgcccattttacagatgaggaagctgacaTTCAAAAAGGTGAAGCTGAGTACTCTAGCATGCAGGGAGTGGGACTCGCATAGACCCTGTGTTCATTTGCTCACAAAGCAGCGGCTCCAGCAGACACACAGGCGCCCGGGAAGGATCCCGCGGCTGGGGATGCTGGAGGAAAGGCCTGCAGGGAAACTGCTGTCCTGGAGGGTCTGTCCCAGGGTACAAGGAAGATCCAAGTCATAAACACTGTGAACCCGTACAGCTGGAACCCCTAGCCTGGAGGGTTGGAGAAAAAGGCCCCCAGGAAGGGTGGAGGGAGGGCTTCTGAAGTGGGGCAAGGGGCCAGTAATAACCCAAGGAAGCACCTACTGAGGaccaggcacatagtaggccgCCAGCAAGTTCCAGTTCCCTTCTGCTCCTCCCTAGGGACACCTGTCCTGCCGACACCACAAGCCACACACTCAGGGGCTCAGTGTGCAGTCAGGAGTTCCCCGAGGTGACTGCAGGGTGGCCAACGCCCCTTGCCACGCTCCTATCACTTTCCCCCAGGATCCGTGTCCCCCGCACCCTGCATGACTGGACGCCTGGGTCACATCACACCATACTTCGCCACACCTGGTTGCATGGCGCCCCTGGCCAGTCAAGCTGGTCAACACCTCCAGGACAGCGGCCAAGGCAGTGGAGCCCAGCAGAGGCGGAGGAGAAGTTGGGACCAGCAGACCCTCCTGACCCCGTTCTGATCGCACTCACTTACAAGGCCATCTGCTTGGCAGTGCGCCGAACTCAGGGCACTGGGGCAGACAGTGGCACCCGCACAGCCACGTGCTTGCCTCTGGGGCCTGGCCGGCCGCTGGTCAGGAGGTCTGGCTGGCCTTCTTGCTGCAGCTGCCAGCCTGGACAGGCAGCAGGGAGTTCCTGACTCCGCAGCCCACACCCTCCCCAGGCCAGAGACCCAGGGATAGGAATGTCGAGGGTCTCAGTGACCtaagaggaaggggaaagggttTGGGCAAGGAGGGACAGAGGCAGGCAGTGTGTGCCCTTCTTAGGACACGCACTGGGCACTGGACTGCATATGGACCCCAGGGCTCTGGAGACCACTGAAGAGCTCAGTGGCCCCTGCCCAGCAGGTCCCCAGGGCCTCCTAGAATGACCACCAAAGCCTCCTAATCACCTCCTTACATCTGCTTGGACCCTTTTAATCCAGGTTCACCGAGGTCTCCAGGGTACCTGTGTCCTCACAACATAACATGTCACCCTGCCTGTCTAAAGCTTTCAGAGGCCTCCTGTGCCCCTGGGTTAGTGGCCCAAATCCTTGCCCTGGTGTGCACCCACCTCACCAGCCTCATCTTGCCTCACTGCCCCTGGCCCCCACATCCCCGGGCTctctgtgtcacacacacacacacacacacacacacacacacacacacacatatttttggcACTTTCATTTCAAAGGCCttcctttggttttgtttttcctggctACTCTGTGTTAActttttgtgcctcagttcctTCATCCAGCAAATGGGGTACTTAATAGTTCTTAATAAATGCTTAATAgttttaagggaggagaccacccctcatatcatcttatgcccaatttctgcctccaaagaaagaagaagtaaaaactaaaaaggcagaaaagaaatccacaggcagacagcccggcgccacaccctgggcctggtagttaaagatcgacccctgatcTAAtcggttctgttatctatagattacaggcattgtatagaaatgcactgtgaaaatccctgtcttgttttgttccgatctaattacccgtgcatgcagcccccagtcacgtaccccctgcttgctcaattgatcacgaCCCTCGCACGCGCACCCCCTTAGAATTATGAGCCCTtcaaagggacaggaattgctcactcctggagctcagctcttgagacaggagtcttgccgatgcccccggccgaataaaccccttccttctttaactcgatgtctgaggagttttgtgtGTGGCTCGTCCCACTAcaatttcttagttttgtttcCTGCAAAGACAGACCCTGAGATAAGTGTTCAGGAACAAGCAGTTTATTTTGGAGGTTGCCCCAAATGTAGCATGGAGGGGTGGAGAAGCGAGACAGGGTGTGCACTGCTATGGGGTACCCCTGTGCGGAACACGGCCTCTATCACCTGGGGGCCTCTGAGAGGCAGCATTAGCAGGAGACGCCTCAGATCTGATAGCCACAGGGCAAGGAAGCTGGAGTATTTACCCTCCAGCTCCCATCCGTCATTGGTGAGGGGGAGCTTCAACTCCCAGCACTCCCATCCTGAGCCTCTCAGGCCTGCAGAGTGACCCAAGACACCGGCAGTAAGCAGAGAACTGTCTTCAGGGTGCCCCTGCGGTGGGCTGAAGGAATATGGGCAGGACATTAACAGCCTCTGCTTTTGTTTGCTTCGTTCTCACAGTGTTGCTCCAATTAAAGTGCTTATCATGCTGTCTGGCACCTAGTAAGTATTCGCTGAGCCTCTGCtggattataataataataagggccTGTGATGATTAAGGATAAAGTCACTATGTTTCCTcgcacctcagggcctttgcccaggctgttccccctgcctgcccctcctcTGCCCAGCTTCTCTCCACCTGGTGAACGAGTTATTCTTCAGCTCACAACCCGaatgtcacctcctctgggaagcatTCCTGGCACCACTGGTTTAAATCAGATCCCTCCCCCTTAGATGTGCTCAGAGCTCTGACTctgccccttttcttttttctttttttctttttgaggtggagtcttgctctgttgcccaagctggagtgcagcagtgaaatcttggctcactgcaacctccgcctcctgggttcaagcgattctcctgcctcagcctctcaaatagctgggattacagtcgcctgccagtacgcctggctaatttttgtacttttagtagacacggggtttcaccatgttggtcaggctggtctcgaactcctgacctcaagtgatccacccacctcagcctcccaaagtgctgggattacaggcatgagacaccgcgcctggcctctgccCCTTTTCTCTCGGAGCATTTCATCATCGCAGTTGCCACTTTACATGTGTTTGTGTGGCTGGTTGTGATGCTTTGCTTGTTGCCTGTCTCTCCCGCTGGACCAGGAGCTCCATGAGGGCACAGGCCGGGTCTGTTTTGCTCACGAAGACGTGTCTGGGGTGGAGCCCAGTGTCAGCACGCAGGGAGGGCTGGATCAGGCACTGgtggagtggagagagaggaatCTGAGGATCAGCGGGGGAACAAGCACAAACtgaaaagaacacaaagaggtgaATTCCAGACTAGAGCCATCGTGAactaggtagttttttttttttaattatgtatttatttattttgagatggggtctcactcctgtcacccaggctggagtgcagtggtatgatctcggctcactgcagtcttgacctcccgggcttaggtgatcctctcacctcagtctctcaagtagctgggactacaggcatgtgtcatcacacccagccaattttttgtattttcgcagagatggggttttgccatgttgcccaggctggtctcaaactcctggactcaagcgatctgcctgcctcagcctcccagagtgttgggattacaggcgtgagccaccacgatcAGCCTAAGTAGCTATTTACGAAGTAAATGGACAGACAAGGCTATGTGTCTGTGGGACCTGCTTCATTTTCCTCCTGAGCATCCAggaagactacatttcccagcctccttgtAGCCTGCTGGGGTCATGTGACCATCTGTGACCAGTGGAGTGTGGGAGGAAGTGATGTGCAGCATCACTCCCAGAGGAGTCTCCACACAATCTCTTTCCAGACTTACCAATCCCAGAGCAAGTATCAGCACACCTCTTCTGTAAACACTCAAGGGCAAACGTTCTGTTTTCTGGACCACACAGTCTCTGTCGCAGCTACTCAACTCTACCATCAAAGTGCTAAAGCAGCCCGTGTAACCGAATGAGTGAGGCTGAgtctcaataaaactttatgtacAAAAACGGGTCATTGTTTGCAAACTTCTGTGCTACAGGACAGTGGGGCCACTGGACAGAAGGAACCCCATGTAACTGGGGAGCAGAGCCCACCTGCCTCACCACAGCCAACTCTCATTCAACTGAGTGAGAACTAAAACTCTTGTATTAAGACACTGAGGCATTTGGCATTGTTGTTACAACCATTAGAATATCCCAACTCATATGGAATGTCACAGAGGAAGTGACAGTCATCTTGGGCCTTGACAGATAAGTAAGTCATGCTCCAGGTGGACAAGATGAGGAAAGGCATTCTCAGGGAAGACGGAACTCACGTGAGCCAACCGGTTGAAGGGTGGAGTGTAGTGTGGAAGATATCAGAGGGCTTGTGCTACAAAAGCACATAAACAGTGGTCATAAGGGAATGGAAGTAGGAATCGAATGTGTGAAGGACAAAAcaagggagagagggatggaaaGGGATCGTGCACGTGGCTGCCTCTGTCCCCTAATGCACCTTGCATTCCCTACCATTTCTGTGTCTTCATCCATGTGGCATCCCTGCCTGCCATGCCCTCCCTTCATCTACTGCTCAAGTCCCATCCTTCCTTTAGGACTTGATTAAATCCCTGCAGGCTCCATGTGCAGAGAAGCAACAGGACCTATCAGCAAGAGTGCAGGCTTTGAGGCCAAATAGCCCTGTGTTCAAATCCTGCTCTATCAATAAGGGAAGCTAAAAAATTAACTATTAAATATAAAGGAACCAAGACTTCCTTGGTTTGAAAACTTTCTTCCTTCTTAGAATAAGAAATGTCTTCCAGGCAAAGATTAAAGCCAGGGTCATTAATAGGAAAATAGTTTAAAGATGAATCCAAGGACATAACTATAAAGCCTTTTATTAAGACCTTAGAAAGATTTAAGGTGGTACCTCATAGACCTTTTCAAGCAGACAAAGGCCTTCTAAGGATCTTAACAGCATATGTTGAAGACCCTTTCTGTTAAATAATAGAGCTTCTAAGAATCATAAAGGCAGTCTTGCCAAGAGCCCAAGGTGAAAAAGAGATTTGTGGGTATGACTTTTGTCTAATGGAAGGGATTATAAATTGACTCATAAGATAAGAAACCTATACAATTTTTAAAGGGCCTGCTTCGGCTTTGAATTAAAGGGTTAGAGAGGGCACCAAATGAAAAGGGAGATTTTGGACCATAAAATCTCCATGGGCAGAAAGCAGGTTAAGAAAAACTGCTCAGCTGCAAACACTGGACATTTTTTATGGAAACCCAAGGGTGGTCCAGAGGAAAGAACCAAGAGCCCAGAGGCCAGAGTAAGGAGCCATGTGGGGAGTCTTTCCCAGGCAGTTGGACTGAGGACTATTCCAGGAACTGACAACATGCGAAAATAATAGTTCATTTTTTAGCTTCTCTTATTGACAGAGCAGTATTTGAACACGGCCTATTTGGCCTCAAAGCCTACACTCTTGCTGATAAGTCCTGTTGCTTCTCTGCACATGGAGCCGCAGAGATTTCATCAAGtcctgaaggaaggatggaaCTTGAGCCAGATGGATTTCAGAACTGCTCTGGACCAGTGACTCCTGTGTGTCTCCTGCTCCTCCACTTTTAGTTTAGGGGTGCCTATGGTGTTAATAGCTTTCCTGTGCCTGACCCACCATTGTGGAGTAGGAGTAGGAGGGCAGATAACTCACTTCTTTAGCTTACAGGTCTTCCTATTGAATGGGAGTGGCACTCAAGGAGCTGTACCCAAGAAACGCCACCTGAGGAGATGCATTCCTACCTGCACCTGGCTGGATCTTGGCCTTTGAGCAGATGCCATACAGATCTTGAGGGGAAGGAATGAACAGGTTTTGCATGAGGGGCACGTATTCatctgctagggctgccatagcaaaattCCACAGCCTGCGTGGCTTAACAAAcaggaatttattctctcactgttctggaggctggaagtccaagatcaaggtgtcagcagggttggtttcttctgaggtctctctcTGGCTTAGAGTCGGCTGCTTCCTCCCTGTGTCTTCCCACAGTCTTctttctgtgtatgtctgtgtcctAGTCTTTTTTAATAAGGACAACAGTCATTTTGGATTAGGGCCCATGATAATGACCTCATTGTcatttaatcacctctttaatgaacctgtcttcaaatacagtcacattctaaggtactgggattagggcttcaacatatgaacttttggggagacacagttcagctcataacagGGGTGGGTATGAATCATCGTGAATAGCTGTGGCCAGAAGGCAAATTGCAGCAGATGGTATTTTCCAAGATGCGCCCACATACTCGTCCTGCAAGGAACACTGCCACTCCTCCATCAGGAGGTGGGGTCTGTGTCCCCTCCCCTTCAACCTGGATGGATCTCTATGACTATCTTAGAGCAGAGCAGTACTCCCAATAGAATACAACAGCAGCGACGCTATGTGACTTCTGACAGTAGGTCGGAAAAGGCACCACAACCCCTTAGAACCCAGTCACCATGCAGTAAGGGAGCCAGAACACATGGTGATGGACACTTAGGAGTTTCAGCTGTCAGCTCCAGGTGAGCTCCCAGCCACCAGACACATGAGGGAGGAGGCCTTCAAACCAGCTTCAGCCCCAGCCCCTAGCCCTCAGCCCCCATCTAACTGTGACTGAGTGAAAGACCCTGGTGAGAACTACATGACTGAGCCCAGTCAACTGCCGATGCATGAGAGATGTAATCACAAATGATTGGTGTTGGTTTGCACCCAGTAAGTTCGGGGTGGTTCGCAATGCAGCAAGAATAACTGATACACTGGAGGGGTGAATATGAgccaaaaagaaggaaggaggcaaAGATGGGAGGAAAGAAGAACTCAAAATGTTGCAGGTCAGGGACTTTGTCTTATTCACCGGAGTCCTGGCACATACTAAGTGCTCAGTTAAACCTTGTTGAATAGTGAATTAGTAAAGGGAGACAGAAGGATGGCAGTTTTGAGTGCACTGACTTCTTTTACGGCACATTTGGAGACAAAATGTCCAAATGTGCATTTGTCCAAATGTGCATCTCCAGGATGGACCCGGGAGAGACTATACGTTCCCAGACAGAACCCTTGGCTGCCCAAGAGCCTCTGAGGGCACGGTTGAAGAAGAAGCAATGGAGTCAATGGGTTTGACCTGGGCCTTAGAAGAACAGTTTGTTCCTGAACAACCAGCAGCCACCCTCCTAGGACTGAAAACTCccagcagggcagggcagggaagagCAGGGCAGGTGTGGAGTCCAGGAAAGAGTTTGCCTCAGAGCCGGGCCTCTGAGGACTGGACATGCCTGGCGCATGGCTAGAACACCAACCAGCTTTCAAGGGCCGGTCCAGTCGTCGTCCaaccgcccccacccccagctgtcACTTGGGTCTGCCTCGAATTGCTTTCTGTCTTACCCATCATCCCTTCCTTCCCAACTGTCCAGCCTTCAGCCTTGGTTTATTCCTGGGTTGTTTCACTTCCTCTGCTTCTATTTTCGGCAAACAGCCCGATCTCATTTAGGGGGCGGGCAGAAGAgtctgttttatttgcttttcatttattttcttcctttcatcccATTCTTCTCCTTTTAACTAATTTCCTTCCAGGACTCTTTAATGTTCTTTATAATGCTTCCACTGTTCTTGTTAGAATTCTAGTCCTGCTCCCTGATATCTCCCCTGGGCtcttttgctaatttttcttctctccGTGTGTTGCTCTCGTTCCTCTTCTTTGCCActttgtgtctctctttctcatctCATCTGCCCTCATGCCTTCAAGCTCTTGAGGATCTGCCTTACCCTCTTCCCCTCTGCAAATTCCTCTCctgttttttcctccttctctctgcttttcctcCTCAAACTGGGTTGTGAATGTTGTCCGCCTCGGAGCAGGACACACTGTAAGGCCAAGGCTCCCCGAGGGCCGGGCtgtgatcattttatttttacaacgTCCTTGGATAGATGGAAATGCTTGTGCAGGGTGGGGTTTGATGCTGGCTGGGAGGGAACCAAGACGGCAAATAGCACTTGTGATTAATATAGGTCAGTTGTCGCGCTGTGTCCCAGTGGTCCCGGTGAGAGGAGAACCTTGTCATCTGGGGCCCAGTTTTGCAGAGGTGGCCTCCGAGCTGTCTAGGGGAAGTTGGGACTGTGGCAGGCGAGGGAGATAGGCCGGCTGCTCTTCTGGAACCAGAGGGCTGGTGCAAGAggccctccctcctcctgcacTTCCTTGGGACCTGGGAATGCAGGAAGGGCCTTCATGAGGGCACTTCTCCTTCCTACATGCTGGATCCTGGGGCTGCACCCTTTCTAGCACAAGAATGGAATGGCAGGATCAGGCACACTGGGGAAACAGCAGCAAACACCTCTGCTCGTTCCACCAAAAGTGTTGAGTGCCCTtttggtgccaggcactgtgctggggctGGGGACTTGACAGTGAGCAAAGCAGAGGTAGTGCCTGCCCTCACAAAGCTTACATTCTAAGAGGGAGACAGacgttaaaaaacaaacaagtaaaaatgcAATGGCAAATCATGCAGCGTGAAAGAGATGGCGTGCTGTAGGAGAGAAACCCAGGGATCCTAATTTAGATAGAGGAGCAGAAAGATGCATTTCTGAGAAAGTGATATGTCTCTTGCAATCTGAAGCAGGATGACGTGCTGTCCAGTTGAAGAGCAAGAGATAGGTATGTTCTAAGCGGAGTAGAGAGTATATGCAAAGGCCTTTGAACAAGAAAAAGCACAGGGTGGAcagggcacgatggctcacacctgtaatctcagcactttgggagcccgaggcgggcggatcacgaggtcaggagtttgagaccagcctggccaacatagtgaaaccccgtctctactaaaaatataaaaaagtagctgggcatggtggtaggtgcctgtaatcccagctactcgggaggctgaggcagaagaatcacttgaacctgggaagcaggggttgcagtgagccgagatcacgcgattgcattccagcccaggtaacagtgtaagactccatctcaaaaaaaaaaaaaaaaaaaaaaaaaaaaaaagaagaagaagaagaagaagaagcacaGGGTGACAAAAAGGTGAAAAGGTGGCCAGGGCTGAAAAGAAGCTAAGGGACAGGGTGTCAGGAATGCATGTGAACCCATTTAACAGTTTGAGCAAGGAAGTACCATGATCTGATTTCTGTTTCAAAAACTTCCTTTGGCTGCTATGAAGAGAAGAGACTGCAGAAGAACAGAGTAAGCCATAGACGACCCCTAAGGAGCATCTGAGTGGGAGATTGCAGCAGCTTAAACAGAGAAAATgctagccaggtgcggtggttcctGGACTCTTTGCTTCTCCTGGACACCACACTCTTGAGGTCCCTTCCACCTCTCTGATTTCTACCTCCCACCTCCGGTCCTCTGCTCATCCCATAAACATCTGCAAGCCTTGGGACTCCCTCCCTCACCCTTTCTTTCTCACCCGACACAGTTTTCCTGAGCAATTCTCTTTTCATTCTGCAGTTACCACCAGGAATAGTTTGGGTAATTCTAGAAACAGATAAACCCCAAAAGCTCAGGGGCTTAATGCAGTACAAATTCCTCTCTGCCTTACATAAAGTCCATTCAGTAGCAAGAGGAGAGAAGGGGGCTTGGCTCCCTCTGGTCATCAAGGGATGCAGCCTCAATTCACTTGGCTGTCATTGACCCTGAATCTGAATCTGTGCTCACATTGGACAAGAGCAGGGTTGGGGGAGCCTGTCCGCTTACTATCCTATCACCAGGGGATAGTCACCCTACCTCTCTGAGcatccttttcttcttctgtccAGAGGAAGAGCATGCCACCCACCTTGAGACTCTGTTGTGAGGTCCCATAAGAGCACAGACAAATGATGATACTGATAAGGAAATTCTAGGAGGGCAGGGACAGGCTTCCTTCTCTCACATTTCCTGAGTCCAGGAAATACCTGCCAGTtggctgaacccaggagttggagatgtGGCTAGGAGATGGAATCAGACACCATCGCAAGTCATGTTCTCAGGGTGGCCTTGCTGCTAGGGACTGTGCAGGGACATCCCGGCCAGAAGGCAGCTGTGTGACTGGATCCTCCTCCATAAATTCGTGGCCAGAGCATAGGAACTCACCCAGAGAACTGACTCAGCCTTCTGGCTGGCTCTCAGAGCCTGTGCTGGGGCTGCAGCAGGGCTGATGGTCAAATCCATCACCCACAATCAACTGCATGACAGTGGGCATATGTCACCAGCTCTCAAAGCCAGACAGGCTGGACCCTTGGTCCTCTTCAAAGGGAAGGAGGACTGACATggattgagcacctactgtgtgccagaagTTTTCTTAAGTGCTTTACATCCACCATCGTTTAAGCCTCACAGTAGCCCAGGAAGGGGCGGGAGGTCATCGTTCCCATCTCACAGGTTAGGAAACCAAGACTTAGGAAGCTTAAGATTGCAAAAtttcaataaaagcaaaacaagaaagaGGAAGCCCAAAGCATGCACACTTCAAACGCCCAGTGGCTTATTTTTGAGCTCTCTCGACCCACTTCTTTAACTCTCTTAAGACCATATCACCgaaaggaaggaggcagggccTGGGAATTGGAACACCTGGGCTCACTGTCCAGAGCCAGCACTTGCTAAATGAGTCATGTTGTGCAAACCACTGTAACCTCTTgaagactcagttttctcatctgtcaaatggtcACAATCACGCTGCTGTCCCAAGGTCAAGGGAGAGGAATTCACAAACTGCCAAGAgctcaacattttcttttcttccttttttttttttttttttttttgagcaagtttcgctcttgttgcccaggctggagtacaatggcacaatc comes from Macaca mulatta isolate MMU2019108-1 chromosome 10, T2T-MMU8v2.0, whole genome shotgun sequence and encodes:
- the LOC114670361 gene encoding uncharacterized protein LOC114670361 produces the protein MEWLFLPRWATVKALGLPTPKREADTRIWGCCPGLSLEVRWGSHSSPTPHGQPWGLMQDWPGTSPHPRAAKAVQRPKERIRVPRTLHDWTPGSHHTILRHTWLHGAPGQSSWSTPPGQRPRQWSPAEAEEKLGPADPPDPVLIALTYKAICLAVRRTQGTGADSGTRTATCLPLGPGRPLVRRSGWPSCCSCQPGQAAGSS